A genomic region of Terriglobales bacterium contains the following coding sequences:
- a CDS encoding aldehyde dehydrogenase family protein → MAEITTLAAKSFGYLLGGEWRTEGEAVEVRSPFDGSVVGTTFRAGPQQMEAAIAAAVRAFDTTRRLPAYERQRVLSAVSRTVAERREDLARTIALEAGKPIKTARAEVDRAILTFSLAAEESTRIYGQYLPLDLQAATAGRWALVRRFPVGPIAAITPFNFPLNLAAHKIAPALAAGCTMVLKPAPQAPLSALSLAQVVHDAGWPAGALNVLPAANPVAEMLVTDGRLKMLTFTGSAAVGWELKKKAGKKRVTLELGGNAGVIVHSDADIGYAAERCAMGGYSYAGQSCISVQRVLVEAGVHSRFLRDFVPRVQALRLGDPLDEATDVGPMISEDAARRAEQWIQEAVTGGAKLHCGGARRGPLLEPAVLTGTKPTMRVNCEEVFAPVVTVEPYEDFDEALRQVNDSPYGLQAGLFTNDARLIFRAYEELKVGGLMVGEVPTFRIDHMPYGGTKDSGLGREGLRYAIEEMTESRLLTMNLR, encoded by the coding sequence ATGGCGGAAATCACCACCCTCGCCGCGAAGTCCTTCGGCTACCTGCTGGGCGGCGAATGGCGCACCGAAGGAGAAGCCGTCGAGGTACGCTCACCGTTCGATGGCTCGGTAGTCGGCACTACGTTTCGCGCTGGGCCGCAGCAGATGGAGGCGGCGATCGCTGCCGCGGTCCGCGCATTCGATACGACGCGCAGGCTGCCCGCCTATGAACGGCAGCGGGTGCTGAGCGCCGTGTCGCGGACCGTCGCGGAACGGCGCGAGGACTTGGCCCGGACCATTGCGCTCGAGGCCGGCAAGCCCATCAAGACGGCGCGCGCCGAGGTGGATCGTGCCATCCTCACCTTCTCGCTTGCCGCCGAGGAGAGCACGCGCATCTACGGCCAGTACCTGCCGCTCGATCTGCAAGCCGCCACCGCCGGCCGCTGGGCGCTGGTGCGGCGCTTTCCCGTGGGGCCTATCGCCGCCATCACCCCGTTCAACTTTCCACTGAATCTGGCGGCCCACAAGATCGCGCCGGCCCTTGCTGCGGGCTGCACCATGGTGTTGAAGCCTGCGCCGCAGGCGCCGTTGAGCGCCCTCTCGCTGGCGCAAGTCGTACACGACGCCGGCTGGCCGGCGGGGGCACTGAACGTGCTACCGGCCGCGAATCCCGTGGCTGAGATGCTGGTCACCGACGGTCGCCTGAAGATGCTCACCTTCACCGGCAGCGCCGCAGTGGGCTGGGAGCTGAAGAAGAAAGCGGGCAAGAAGCGTGTGACGCTGGAGCTCGGCGGCAACGCCGGGGTCATCGTGCACTCCGACGCCGATATCGGCTACGCCGCCGAGCGCTGCGCCATGGGCGGCTACTCCTACGCCGGCCAGAGCTGCATTTCGGTGCAGCGCGTGCTGGTAGAAGCAGGCGTGCACAGCCGGTTCTTGCGCGACTTCGTCCCGCGCGTGCAGGCGCTGAGACTGGGCGATCCGCTCGACGAAGCCACCGACGTCGGTCCCATGATCAGCGAAGACGCGGCGCGGCGCGCCGAGCAGTGGATCCAGGAAGCCGTGACCGGCGGCGCCAAGCTGCACTGTGGCGGAGCACGCCGCGGCCCGCTGCTCGAACCCGCGGTGCTTACCGGCACCAAACCCACCATGCGAGTGAACTGCGAAGAAGTGTTCGCGCCGGTGGTCACCGTGGAACCCTACGAGGACTTCGACGAAGCGCTTCGCCAGGTGAACGACTCCCCTTACGGCTTGCAGGCCGGCCTGTTCACGAACGACGCGCGCCTTATCTTCCGCGCCTACGAGGAACTCAAGGTTGGCGGGCTGATGGTCGGCGAAGTGCCCACTTTCCGCATCGACCACATGCCCTACGGCGGCACCAAGGACTCCGGCCTGGGCCGCGAAGGCCTGCGCTATGCCATCGAGGAAATGACGGAGTCCCGCCTCCTGACCATGAACCTGCGCTGA
- a CDS encoding DUF6632 domain-containing protein — protein MANEGRIKYLKAVLVLTGLIFTVGIYPLMQVWPAGWRWTPNQPEYEQMILGVYFTLGVFLLLAARDPLKHTSLIWFTVWSSVVHAGVMAVHAARDAAESGHMLGDVPGLLIVAILLGVLTPRGG, from the coding sequence ATGGCAAACGAAGGGCGCATCAAGTATCTGAAGGCCGTGCTGGTGCTGACGGGCCTGATCTTCACCGTCGGCATCTACCCGTTGATGCAGGTCTGGCCCGCGGGCTGGCGCTGGACTCCCAACCAGCCGGAATACGAACAGATGATCCTGGGCGTGTACTTCACCCTGGGCGTATTCCTGTTGCTGGCGGCTCGCGATCCGCTGAAGCATACCAGCCTGATCTGGTTTACCGTGTGGTCGAGCGTGGTGCACGCAGGCGTGATGGCGGTGCACGCCGCTCGCGATGCTGCGGAAAGCGGACACATGCTGGGCGATGTGCCGGGCCTGCTGATTGTGGCGATTCTGCTGGGCGTGCTGACGCCACGAGGAGGTTAG